One genomic window of Plasmodium falciparum 3D7 genome assembly, chromosome: 10 includes the following:
- a CDS encoding orotidine 5'-phosphate decarboxylase, with protein MGFKVKLEKRRNAINTCLCIGLDPDEKDIENFMKNEKENNYNNIKKNLKEKYINNVSIKKDILLKAPDNIIREEKSEEFFYFFNHFCFYIINETNKYALTFKMNFAFYIPYGSVGIDVLKNVFDYLYELNIPTILDMKINDIGNTVKNYRKFIFEYLKSDSCTVNIYMGTNMLKDICYDEEKNKYYSAFVLVKTTNPDSAIFQKNLSLDNKQAYVIMAQEALNMSSYLNLEQNNEFIGFVVGANSYDEMNYIRTYFPNCYILSPGIGAQNGDLHKTLTNGYHKSYEKILINIGRAITKNPYPQKAAQMYYDQINAILKQNMES; from the coding sequence ATGGGTTTTAAggtaaaattagaaaaacgAAGGAATGCAATAAACACGTGTTTATGTATTGGGCTTGATCCTGATGAGAAGGATATTGAGAACTTTATGAAGAATgagaaagaaaataattataataatataaagaaaaatttgaaagagaagtatataaataatgtatcTATAAAGAAGGATATTTTATTGAAAGCAcctgataatattataagagAAGAAAAAAGTGAGGAAttcttttacttttttaatcatttttgtttttatataattaatgaaACGAATAAATATGCCTTAACGTTTAAGATGAATTTTGCTTTTTATATTCCTTATGGATCAGTAGGTATAGATGTATTAAAGAATGTGtttgattatttatatgaattaaataTTCCAACAATATTAGATATGAAAATTAATGATATAGGAAATACGGTGAAAAATTAtcgaaaatttatatttgaatatttaaaGAGTGATTCATGTactgttaatatatatatgggaacaaatatgttaaaagatatatgttatgatgaagaaaaaaataaatattatagtGCATTTGTTCTTGTTAAAACTACTAACCCTGATTCAgctatatttcaaaaaaatctCTCTTTAGATAATAAACAAGCATATGTAATAATGGCACAAGAAGCTTTAAATATGTCCAGTTACTTAAATCtagaacaaaataatgaatttatAGGTTTTGTTGTTGGAGCAAATAGTTATGAtgaaatgaattatatacgAACTTATTTTCcaaattgttatattttatcacCAGGAATAGGAGCTCAAAATGGAGACTTACATAAAACCTTAACAAATGGATATCATAAAAGTTATGAAAAAATTCTTATAAATATTGGAAGAGCTATAACAAAAAATCCATACCCTCAAAAAGCAGCTCAAATGTATTACGATCAGATTAATGCAATCTTAAAGCAAAATATGGAATcgtaa
- a CDS encoding HORMA domain protein, putative, protein METYLVDFIEAFTHLILYLTNVYSSEYFEKKRKFNTLVWHCTNKRVEEYIQQALYPISKFLSNKSLYKYRIILKNLENEILKIYTIEFEQFYKSYNIPFNYLSLEQFIWDFFTYVEMQIYENYDEEKTFEISFDFLRDCETNTTVNDNLKDDWELISYDNLDVFEKKILKSMNISDNNEPNYICQIYVESPKNVT, encoded by the exons ATGGAAACTTATTTAGTAGATTTTATTGAGGCTTTTACTCATCTGATACTTTATTTAACAAATGTTTATTCTTCAG aatattttgaaaagaaaagaaaattcaATACTTTAGTTTg gCACTGTACAAATAAACGAGTAGAAGAATATATACAACAG gCGTTATATCCTATAAGCAAATTTTTGTCAAATAaaagtttatataaatacagaataattttaaaaaatttggaaaatgaaatattaaaaatatatactattgAATTTGAGCAATTCTACAAAAGTTATAACATTccatttaattatttatccTTAGAACAATTTATATGggatttttttacatatgtaGAAATGCAGATATATGAAAACTATGATGAAg AAAAAACGTTTGAAATATCTTTTGATTTTTTGAGAGATTGTGAAACCAACACTACTGTAAATGACAACTTGAAAGATGACTGGGAATTAATATCATACGACA atTTAGATGTATTTGAGAAAAAGATTCTAAAGAGTATGAACATATCTGATAATAACGAgccaaattatatatgtcaa ATATACGTAGAAAGTCCAAAAAATGTCACGTAA